In Aegilops tauschii subsp. strangulata cultivar AL8/78 chromosome 3, Aet v6.0, whole genome shotgun sequence, one genomic interval encodes:
- the LOC141020496 gene encoding probable calcium-binding protein CML14 translates to MKRPRHQKLKTRSRRKEWSDLVATPRNMQSHRPAPEDHVREESRSARAQPTTRARAAATRTTASPARRSAFMSVPSDSGQETPPSATEGGRARLQDDQLGQLRELFLRFDLDGDGSLTKLEIAALLRSLGLRPAEGDEIHTLIASMDADGNGTVEFDELTSSLSQLLLGPGRSSVAVDHEQLAEAFRAFDRDGNGYISAAELARSMAQMGHPICYAELNDMMREADTDGDGSISFEEFTAIMAKSAVEFLGLAAL, encoded by the coding sequence ATGAAACGGCCTCGCCATCAGAAGTTGAAAACGAGATCCCGACGGAAAGAATGGTCAGATCTCGTGGCCACGCCACGCAACATGCAGAGCCACCGCCCCGCCCCCGAAGACCACGTCCGAGAAGAAAGCAGAAGCGCACGAGCCCAACCAACCACCAGGGCGCGCGCGGCGGCGACGAGGACAACCGCCTCGCCTGCGAGACGCTCGGCATTCATGTCCGTCCCCTCCGACTCCGGCCAGGAGACACCGCCCTCGGCGACCGAGGGCGGTCGGGCGCGCCTCCAGGACGACCAGCTGGGGCAGCTCCGGGAGCTCTTCCTCCGCTTCGACCTCGACGGCGACGGCAGTCTCACCAAGCTCGAGATAGCCGCGCTGCTCCGCTCGCTCGGTCTCCGCCCCGCCGAGGGGGACGAGATCCACACACTCATCGCCTCCATGGACGCCGACGGCAACGGCACCGTGGAGTTCGACGAGCTAACCTCTTCCCTCTCGCAGCTGCTCCTCGGGCCCGGCCGCTCCTCCGTCGCCGTTGACCACGAGCAGCTAGCCGAGGCCTTCCGCGCCTTCGACCGTGACGGCAACGGATACATCTCCGCCGCCGAGCTCGCGCGCTCCATGGCGCAAATGGGGCACCCCATCTGCTACGCGGAGCTCAACGACATGATGCGCGAGGCCGACACTGACGGCGACGGCTCCATCAGCTTTGAGGAGTTCACCGCCATCATGGCCAAGTCCGCCGTCGAATTTCTCGGCCTCGCCGCGTTGTGA
- the LOC109769650 gene encoding uncharacterized protein codes for MDHHDLLQIGSVDWSQIEIAPMNDDEIDVPITEENMCSVLGINDEPEHRKIVSEAAMKASIADVDACVADIDEDLLADAALPVPDHMPEEDHFWYDKKHPVIEEGSLFRSMNEFRMLIRTFAIRGKFDIKIKDSDTTRFLGHCKGNACPWRITARTIEDGKTVRVNKIVKPHKCSSTAAVTTSMADQAWVAEKAMGYIQTEPNIGASELRKKLQAEYKCTIGYHTVNKGKERAKNSLYGTWGKSFQSLLNFKAEIDKRSPGSIVEVDVKRERGEVHFRRFFMALKPCIDGFLAGCRPYVSVDSTFLTGKWNGQLAACTTLDGQNWMFPLAFGFFATETEDNWIWFMQQLHRAIGHLQTLAICTDACKGLENAVKIVFPQAEQRECFRHLMANFKKKFHGDVFGRMWPVAKAYRLETFNYHMAKIFEAEPAVSVYLCTYHNLKWMRCDFNTEIKCDYIHNNLAECFNSWIKGTKELPMDELADAIREKIMILVYRRRRIGEMLQGEILPAIIQQINNRTRQLDHLVVGRSTGESCEVKDTSKNNLRHVVKIGSRECTCLEWQHTGKPCEHALAFLIETADVNFHPYVHEYYSVSRFRAAYAGEIEPITDKSQWPHVNIDFEMVPPVLKSSVGRRRKQRIKSCLEEGGGGGSKRKKKDDNGKTNSQEGGEKEKEKEKKRFGSKNRCKECGILGHRKATCKQNEAKKSDVSAHELAPVVVATPTRTTTITLPPSLHNSPGPITRRRLAMAIAGDDASQPCGTTIDSVASPTSHFPSRSTTCKKKLTPKRKKL; via the exons ATGGATCACCACGATCTACTCCAGATTG GAAGTGTTGATTGGTCCCAGATTGAGATAGCACCAATGAATGATGACGAAATTGATGTTCCTATAACAGAAGAGAACATGTGCTCGGTGCTTGGCATCAATGACGAACCTGAGCATCGGAAAATTGTATCTGAAGCAGCCATGAAAGCCTCCATTGCAGATGTTGATGCATGTGTGGCTGATATTGATGAGGATTTACTTGCTGATGCGGCTCTTCCTGTGCCTGACCATATGCCTGAAGAGGATCACTTTTGGTATGATAAGAAACATCCTGTGATAGAGGAAGGATCTTTGTTTCGTTCAATGAACGAGTTTAGGATGCTCATCAGAACATTTGCTATTAGAGGCAAGTTTGACATCAAGATCAAGGATAGTGACACTACTAGATTTTTGGGTCACTGTAAAGGAAATGCATGTCCTTGGAGAATAACTGCTAGGACAATAGAAGATGGAAAAACAGTCAGG GTTAACAAGATAGTAAAGCCTCATAAGTGTTCATCAACCGCTGCAGTGACAACAAGCATGGCAGACCAAGCATGGGTGGCAGAAAAGGCAATGGGGTATATTCAAACTGAACCAAACATTGGTGCCAGCGAGCTCCGAAAAAAGCTACAAGCCGAGTACAAATGTACTATTGGGTATCATACTGTTAACAAGGGAAAAGAAAGGGCCAAGAATAGTTTATATGGGACCTGGGGAAAAAGCTTTCAGTCGTTATTGAACTTCAAAGCTGAGATTGATAAAAGATCTCCCGGTAGCATTGTCGAGGTTGATGTCAAGAGGGAAAGAGGTGAAGTGCATTTTCGCAGATTTTTTATGGCACTTAAGCCGTGCATTGATGGCTTCTTGGCTGGTTGTAGACCATATGTCAGTGTAGACTCCACATTTTTGACTGGAAAGTGGAATGGTCAATTAGCAGCATGTACAACACTAGATGGACAAAATTGGATGTTTCCTTTAGCATTTGGTTTCTTTGCTACGGAGACCGAGGATAACTGGATTTGGTTTATGCAACAACTGCATAGGGCAATAGGACATCTTCAAACTCTAGCTATTTGTACTGATGCATGCAAAGGGTTAGAGAATGCAGTTAAAATTGTGTTTCCTCAAGCTGAGCAAAGGGAGTGCTTTAGGCATCTAATGGCAAACTTCAAAAAAAAGTTTCATGGAGATGTTTTTGGTCGCATGTGGCCAGTAGCCAAGGCTTATCGTCTGGAAACATTTAACTATCATATGGCCAAGATATTTGAAGCTGAACCTGCAGTGAGTGTCTACTTGTGTACCTATCATAACTTAAAGTGGATGAGATGCGACTTCAACACAGAAATAAAATGTGATTACATTCACAATAATCTAGCCGAGTGCTTCAATAGCTGGATCAAAGGAACAAAAGAGCTGCCCATGGATGAGCTAGCCGATGCAATAAGAGAGAAAATTATGATACTTGTTTATAGAAGGAGAAGGATTGGGGAAATGCTTCAGGGAGAGATATTGCCTGCCATCATTCAACAAATAAATAATAGAACTAGGCAACTTGACCATTTGGTTGTTGGAAGATCAACGGGAGAAAGTTGTGAGGTGAAGGACACTAGCAAAAATAATCTTAGGCATGTTGTGAAGATAGGCAGCCGTGAGTGCACTTGCCTAGAATGGCAACACACTGGAAAGCCCTGTGAGCATGCACTTGCATTCCTTATAGAGACGGCAGATGTAAATTTTCATCCATATGTACATGAGTACTACTCCGTGAGTAGGTTCCGGGCTGCCTATGCTGGAGAGATTGAACCAATCACAGACAAGTCTCAATGGCCTCATGTTAATATAGATTTTGAAATGGTGCCACCGGTTTTAAAGAGCTCTGTTGGGAGACGGAGGAAGCAGAGAATCAAAAGTTGCCttgaagaaggtggtggtggtggcagcaaACGGAAGAAAAAAGATGATAATGGCAAAACAAATAGCCAAGAAGGAGGTGAGAAagagaaggaaaaagaaaagaagagaTTTGGCAGTAAAAATAGGTGCAAAGAATGTGGGATATTGGGGCACAGGAAAGCAACTTGCAAACAAAATGAAGCTAAAAAGAG TGACGTGTCTGCGCATGAGCTCGCTCCAGTTGTTGTTGCGACACCTACACGCACAACAACAATAACACTGCCTCCCAGCCTTCATAACAGCCCTGGGCCTATCACAAGGAG GAGGCTTGCTATGGCCATAGCTGGAGACGATGCATCACAGCCATGTGGGACAACTATTGATTCTGTAGCATCACCTACTTCTCACTTCCCTTCACGCTCTACAACATGCAAGAAAAAGTTGACCCCAAAGAGGAAGAAGCTCTAA